From the genome of Rarobacter incanus, one region includes:
- a CDS encoding penicillin-binding protein — MRVLWQGTVKDMEEGIPVADAPGNGPRRVSARSKTGGQPWRPTGGAQQPAASGATAPRTTTRTAPAAFAAQTPKLKGRAKRKYLRQQYGRFNYPRKQYSGIHRWLPSWRFIVGVCVFFGVLGVAGIVVAYQMVKIPNAEQFATAQKTTVYYAGGKSVMGEFATQDRVLVDGSTLPEYVGHAFVAAEDRSFYQNNGISLPGMTRAFVNNIRGGARQGGSTITQQYAERYYLGETKTYTGKVKEAFLAVKLAQHQDKAEILSNYMNTIYLGRGTYGIQSAARKYFGVDAKDLSIAQAALIAGIVPSPSNWDPRVNPDKAEQRWNYVLDGMEQLGFLTAAQRADLTMPETIEYKRSDTYGGTKGYLLEMVRSELVATGQFTEDDLDTGGYVITTTIDKSMQADMVATVKAMPDDKPKRLRAAMVTIDPETGGIKALYGGPNYLKQQFNNSTQGMAQAGSTFKPFALLAAVSDGVSVTNKYFNGRNSVTIDGFDRPVVNFGGASYGYVNLMRATALSINTAYAALNVEIGPEKTMQAAIDAGIPKATTGLNDLPSNVLGTASVHPVDLANAYATIAAGGIYRKAHIVASVKQNSTDEVEYKVATKGKRVFDEDVTSTVANAMAGVVEWGSGKTASEVGRPIAGKTGTSSDNKSAWFAGFAPNLATVVGLYQVGKDGSEVSIDPFGGYSEITGGSVPVDMWTAYMKEALADLPVVDLPEMPTSAGHKADDDSQEQDTETDTKVEVPSVAGDSASAAKSALRKAGFAVSVSHAYSDSVPKGSVISTSPGGGKALAPGATVSIVVSKGPKKSSSDSGGGNDGSAGNDNAGGSNDGGSDAGTGKGSDGGEGAGDGGQGSGAGQDGGSGAGDAGSGSGTGGNSGSGNGAGGSAGSGAGAGGSDSGAGANP; from the coding sequence GTGCGCGTCCTGTGGCAGGGGACGGTCAAAGACATGGAAGAAGGCATACCAGTGGCAGATGCACCCGGAAACGGGCCGCGCCGCGTGTCGGCGCGGTCAAAGACGGGCGGCCAACCGTGGCGACCCACGGGGGGTGCGCAGCAGCCCGCCGCCTCCGGTGCTACCGCGCCACGCACGACTACGCGCACTGCCCCGGCGGCGTTCGCCGCGCAGACCCCCAAGCTCAAGGGTCGCGCCAAGCGGAAATATCTGCGCCAGCAATACGGGCGCTTCAACTATCCGCGCAAGCAATACTCCGGCATCCACCGGTGGCTGCCGAGCTGGCGGTTCATCGTGGGCGTGTGCGTGTTCTTTGGGGTCCTGGGCGTCGCAGGGATCGTGGTCGCCTATCAGATGGTGAAGATACCCAACGCGGAGCAGTTCGCGACCGCGCAAAAGACCACGGTGTATTACGCCGGCGGCAAGAGCGTCATGGGCGAATTTGCGACGCAGGACCGCGTTTTGGTCGACGGGTCCACGCTGCCCGAATACGTCGGACACGCATTTGTCGCCGCCGAAGACCGCAGCTTTTACCAGAACAATGGCATCTCGCTGCCGGGCATGACGCGGGCGTTTGTCAACAATATCCGCGGCGGCGCGCGGCAGGGCGGTTCAACTATCACCCAGCAGTATGCGGAACGGTACTACCTGGGGGAAACAAAGACGTACACCGGCAAGGTCAAAGAGGCCTTCTTGGCCGTCAAGCTCGCCCAGCACCAGGACAAGGCGGAAATCCTGTCCAACTACATGAACACGATCTACTTGGGCAGGGGAACCTACGGGATTCAAAGCGCAGCGCGGAAGTACTTCGGGGTCGACGCCAAAGATCTATCGATCGCGCAGGCCGCGCTCATCGCGGGGATCGTGCCGAGCCCCTCGAATTGGGACCCGCGGGTGAACCCCGACAAGGCCGAACAGCGGTGGAATTACGTGCTGGACGGGATGGAACAGCTGGGCTTCTTGACGGCCGCGCAGCGGGCGGATCTGACCATGCCCGAGACCATCGAGTACAAGCGATCCGACACCTACGGCGGGACCAAGGGGTACCTGCTGGAGATGGTACGGTCCGAATTGGTTGCCACAGGTCAATTTACGGAGGATGACCTGGACACCGGCGGATACGTGATCACAACGACCATCGACAAGTCGATGCAGGCCGACATGGTGGCCACCGTCAAGGCGATGCCGGACGACAAACCGAAGCGTTTGCGGGCAGCCATGGTGACCATCGATCCCGAGACCGGTGGGATCAAGGCTCTTTACGGCGGGCCGAACTACCTCAAGCAGCAGTTCAACAACTCCACGCAGGGAATGGCGCAGGCGGGCTCCACCTTCAAGCCGTTCGCGTTGCTCGCGGCGGTCAGCGATGGCGTATCGGTGACGAATAAGTACTTCAACGGCCGCAATTCGGTGACGATTGACGGCTTCGATCGGCCCGTCGTTAACTTTGGCGGGGCTAGCTACGGGTACGTCAACCTCATGCGGGCGACGGCCCTGTCGATCAACACCGCATACGCCGCCCTCAACGTCGAAATCGGTCCGGAAAAAACGATGCAGGCCGCCATCGACGCGGGGATACCGAAGGCGACGACCGGACTCAACGATCTGCCCAGCAACGTCCTAGGTACCGCCTCGGTACACCCGGTTGACCTGGCCAACGCCTACGCCACGATTGCAGCCGGTGGCATCTACCGCAAGGCGCACATCGTTGCGAGCGTGAAGCAAAACTCCACCGATGAAGTCGAATACAAGGTCGCGACCAAGGGTAAGCGAGTCTTTGACGAGGACGTCACCTCAACCGTTGCGAACGCCATGGCCGGCGTCGTCGAATGGGGAAGCGGGAAGACCGCTAGCGAGGTTGGGAGGCCGATCGCGGGGAAGACGGGGACCTCGTCCGATAATAAGTCCGCCTGGTTTGCGGGGTTTGCGCCCAACCTCGCCACCGTCGTTGGGCTCTATCAGGTCGGCAAGGACGGCAGCGAAGTCTCGATCGACCCGTTCGGCGGGTATTCCGAGATCACCGGTGGATCGGTGCCGGTCGATATGTGGACGGCGTACATGAAGGAAGCGCTTGCGGACCTGCCCGTGGTCGACCTTCCGGAAATGCCGACCAGCGCCGGTCACAAAGCGGATGACGATTCGCAGGAGCAAGACACTGAGACGGATACCAAGGTCGAGGTGCCGTCCGTTGCTGGGGACAGCGCGTCGGCGGCCAAATCCGCGCTGCGCAAGGCCGGCTTCGCCGTGTCGGTTTCCCATGCGTATTCGGATTCGGTACCCAAGGGAAGCGTCATTTCCACGAGCCCGGGCGGCGGCAAGGCCCTCGCACCGGGCGCGACGGTGAGCATCGTCGTGTCCAAGGGACCGAAAAAGTCGAGTTCGGATTCCGGAGGCGGCAACGATGGTTCCGCCGGTAACGACAATGCCGGTGGGTCCAATGACGGCGGCTCCGATGCAGGCACCGGAAAGGGATCCGATGGCGGCGAAGGCGCGGGCGATGGCGGTCAGGGATCCGGCGCGGGACAGGATGGCGGAAGCGGTGCGGGTGACGCGGGATCCGGATCCGGCACGGGCGGCAACTCCGGTTCCGGGAACGGCGCCGGTGGCTCGGCCGGATCCGGCGCCGGCGCCGGTGGTTCGGATAGCGGTGCGGGTGCCAATCCCTAA
- the rpsF gene encoding 30S ribosomal protein S6, translated as MSLRQYEIMLILDPSVEERTVAPSLDKYLSVVPKEGGTVDAIDIWGRRRLAFDIKKKSEGIYAVIDFTATPATAKELDRQLGLNESVLRTKILRREA; from the coding sequence GTGAGCCTGCGTCAATACGAAATCATGCTGATCCTCGACCCCAGTGTCGAGGAGCGCACCGTTGCTCCATCGCTCGACAAGTACCTGTCAGTGGTTCCGAAGGAAGGTGGCACCGTCGACGCGATCGACATCTGGGGCCGCCGTCGTTTGGCATTCGACATCAAGAAGAAGTCCGAGGGCATCTACGCCGTCATCGACTTCACCGCAACCCCCGCAACGGCCAAGGAGTTGGACCGCCAGCTCGGACTCAACGAGTCCGTTCTGCGCACAAAGATCCTTCGCCGCGAGGCCTGA
- a CDS encoding single-stranded DNA-binding protein: protein MAGDTIITVVGNLTADPELRFTPSGAAVANFTIASTPRVFDRQNNEWRDGETLFLRCSLWREAAENAAESLSKGARVIAQGRLTQRSFETREGEKRTVVELQVDEIGPSLRNATAKVTRAQRGGGGGGYSSGGGFGGSAGGGFGGSAAPADDPWGSASPASSTSGIDDEPPF from the coding sequence ATGGCCGGTGACACGATCATCACGGTCGTTGGCAACCTGACCGCCGACCCGGAGTTGCGTTTTACGCCATCCGGCGCGGCCGTTGCCAATTTCACCATCGCGTCGACCCCGCGAGTTTTCGACCGTCAAAACAACGAATGGCGTGATGGGGAAACCCTGTTTCTACGCTGCTCGCTGTGGCGCGAGGCTGCCGAAAATGCAGCCGAATCGCTGAGCAAGGGAGCCCGGGTCATCGCTCAGGGCCGCCTGACGCAGCGGAGCTTCGAGACCCGGGAGGGTGAGAAGCGCACGGTTGTGGAATTGCAGGTGGATGAGATCGGGCCGTCGCTGCGCAATGCGACGGCCAAGGTCACCCGCGCCCAGCGCGGTGGTGGCGGTGGCGGCTACTCGTCCGGTGGCGGGTTCGGTGGTTCTGCGGGTGGCGGGTTCGGCGGCAGCGCCGCACCGGCCGACGACCCGTGGGGTTCCGCCAGCCCGGCCTCGTCCACCAGCGGAATTGATGACGAGCCGCCTTTCTAG
- the rpsR gene encoding 30S ribosomal protein S18: MAKPVVRKPKKKSNPLKSAKVDVVDYKDTVLLRKFISDRGKIRARRVTGVTVQEQRQIARAVKNAREMALLPYSSSAR; the protein is encoded by the coding sequence ATGGCAAAGCCCGTCGTGCGTAAGCCGAAGAAGAAGTCCAACCCGCTCAAGAGCGCCAAGGTCGACGTCGTCGACTACAAGGACACCGTCTTGCTGCGGAAATTCATCTCCGACCGCGGAAAGATCCGCGCTCGTCGCGTCACTGGCGTCACCGTCCAGGAGCAGCGTCAAATTGCCCGTGCCGTCAAGAACGCCCGCGAGATGGCCCTGCTGCCGTACTCGTCCTCGGCGCGCTGA
- the rplI gene encoding 50S ribosomal protein L9, protein MAKLILTHEVTGLGEPGDVVDVKDGYARNFLIPRKLATPWTKGAESQVSAIRKARKAREIASLEDARAARDSLQAKSFVLTVKAGPSGRLFGAVTTAEIAQAIAANGPQVDKRKIEVSQPIRNVGDHAVSVRLHPEVAAKVNVKVVAAK, encoded by the coding sequence ATGGCAAAGTTGATTCTTACTCATGAGGTGACCGGCCTGGGCGAGCCCGGAGACGTCGTCGACGTCAAGGACGGTTACGCCCGTAACTTCCTGATCCCGCGCAAGCTCGCGACGCCCTGGACCAAGGGAGCGGAATCGCAGGTTTCAGCGATCCGTAAGGCCCGCAAGGCCCGTGAGATCGCGAGCCTTGAGGACGCGCGCGCCGCTCGCGACTCGCTCCAGGCGAAGTCGTTCGTTCTGACCGTCAAGGCCGGTCCGAGCGGCCGCCTGTTCGGTGCCGTTACGACCGCCGAGATCGCTCAGGCCATTGCGGCAAATGGTCCGCAGGTCGACAAGCGGAAGATCGAGGTCTCGCAGCCGATCCGCAATGTGGGCGACCACGCCGTTTCGGTTCGCTTGCACCCCGAGGTAGCAGCCAAGGTCAACGTCAAGGTTGTTGCTGCAAAGTAG
- a CDS encoding YnfA family protein, protein MVVAKTVLLFVIAALCEIGGAWLVWQSVRQGRPWWVAGLGVIALGIYGFVATLQPDANFGRVLAAYGGVFVIGSLVWAMAIDGFRPDRWDVIGAAVCLIGVAVIMFGART, encoded by the coding sequence ATGGTTGTAGCCAAGACTGTCTTGCTGTTCGTCATCGCCGCGCTGTGTGAAATCGGTGGCGCTTGGCTGGTGTGGCAGTCGGTGCGCCAGGGCAGGCCGTGGTGGGTTGCGGGCCTGGGGGTCATCGCGCTGGGAATCTACGGGTTCGTAGCGACCTTGCAGCCCGACGCCAATTTCGGGCGAGTGTTGGCCGCCTACGGCGGGGTCTTTGTCATCGGTTCGTTGGTGTGGGCGATGGCGATCGACGGTTTCCGTCCGGATCGCTGGGACGTGATCGGCGCGGCAGTGTGCCTGATTGGCGTGGCGGTCATCATGTTCGGCGCGCGCACCTGA
- a CDS encoding MATE family efflux transporter, producing the protein MQSKNSPGAGPRTTPADSRRILALAVPALGALVAEPLFILADTAIVGRLGADALAALSVASTALMTVVGLCVFLAYATTSLVARRIGAGDPRAALRAGVDGLWLSFALGIALAIALGFAATDLLRALGAHGSVLALGTAYLRASAAGIPGMLAVLAATGVLRGFQDTRTPLYLTVVGASANALLNVVLVFWVGLGIVGSGLGTAACQLGMGAVAAAIVMRRSRAHAVSLRPRPQGLLGAARSGVPLFIRTLSLRAAIIVTVAVATRLGEAPLAGHQIVTAVWNLIAYALDALAIAAQALIGHALGAGRIREARRLLRIMLRWGVVTGAVCGVAIAATSAFIPWIFTDEAAVAAATSPALIAAAVFLPMAGWVFVLDGVLIGAGDGRYLAWVGLLTLAAYVPAVLAVGALTAAHAHALVWLWVAFGGWFMATRALTTGLRARTDAWLRAGI; encoded by the coding sequence GTGCAGAGCAAGAATTCACCCGGCGCGGGCCCGCGCACCACCCCCGCGGATTCCCGCCGCATCCTCGCGTTGGCGGTCCCGGCCCTGGGGGCGCTCGTCGCCGAGCCGCTGTTCATCCTCGCCGATACCGCCATCGTCGGCCGCCTCGGTGCCGACGCCCTCGCCGCGCTATCGGTGGCTTCGACCGCCCTCATGACCGTGGTCGGGCTGTGCGTGTTTCTCGCCTACGCCACGACCTCGCTGGTTGCCCGCCGGATCGGGGCGGGCGATCCACGTGCCGCGTTGCGCGCAGGGGTGGACGGCCTGTGGCTGTCGTTCGCGCTCGGGATCGCGCTCGCAATAGCCCTCGGGTTTGCCGCCACCGACCTGCTAAGAGCGCTGGGCGCGCACGGTAGCGTCCTGGCGCTCGGCACGGCCTATCTGCGAGCCTCCGCCGCCGGTATCCCCGGCATGCTCGCGGTTCTGGCCGCCACCGGCGTGCTGCGCGGCTTCCAGGACACGCGCACGCCCCTGTACCTGACGGTGGTCGGCGCGTCGGCAAACGCGCTGCTCAATGTGGTGTTGGTCTTTTGGGTCGGGCTCGGGATCGTCGGGTCCGGATTGGGAACGGCCGCGTGTCAGCTCGGTATGGGCGCGGTCGCCGCGGCGATCGTCATGCGCCGCTCGCGCGCCCACGCGGTCTCCTTGCGCCCGCGGCCGCAGGGGCTGCTCGGCGCAGCCCGCTCCGGAGTTCCGCTCTTTATTCGCACGCTCTCCTTGCGGGCGGCCATCATCGTTACGGTCGCGGTCGCGACGCGGCTGGGCGAAGCCCCTTTGGCCGGCCACCAGATCGTCACCGCGGTATGGAACCTGATCGCCTACGCCCTCGACGCGCTGGCGATCGCCGCGCAGGCTCTGATCGGCCACGCACTCGGCGCCGGCCGCATCCGCGAGGCCCGCCGCCTCCTTCGCATCATGCTCCGCTGGGGTGTGGTCACGGGGGCGGTTTGCGGCGTGGCTATCGCCGCTACGTCGGCCTTCATTCCGTGGATTTTCACGGACGAGGCCGCCGTCGCCGCCGCCACGTCACCCGCCCTGATTGCCGCCGCGGTGTTCCTGCCGATGGCCGGCTGGGTCTTTGTCCTCGATGGGGTGCTGATCGGCGCCGGTGACGGGAGGTACCTGGCCTGGGTGGGTCTGCTGACGCTGGCGGCATACGTGCCCGCGGTCCTGGCCGTCGGCGCCCTAACTGCGGCGCACGCGCATGCTCTCGTGTGGCTTTGGGTCGCCTTCGGTGGGTGGTTCATGGCAACACGTGCGCTCACCACGGGCCTGCGGGCGCGCACGGATGCGTGGCTGAGGGCGGGGATCTAA
- the dnaB gene encoding replicative DNA helicase, translated as MADSEFDGGFGGQEGAGPGRVPPQDVAAEQSVLGSMLISKDAIADVVEELRANDFYRPSHETIYDAVTTLYGRGEPADAVTVVNELNKRGELGRVGGATYIHDVISSVPTAANAGYYARIVRERAVLRRLIEAGTRIVQLGYAAEGGDVEDLVNNAQAEVYQVSESRSSEDYAPIGEIIGPTFDEIEHNAARGEGMAGVPTGFDDLDILTNGLHPGQMIVVAARPAIGKSTLGIDIARSAAIKHGQAAVVFSLEMSRNEIVMRLLAAETEISLQKLRTGRVDANEWNRLAATERRIADAPLFIDDSPNMSLMEIRAKCRRLKQRHDLRLVVIDYLQLMTSGKRVESRQQEVSEFSRALKLLAKELEVPVIAISQLNRGPEQRTDKKPQMSDLRESGSIEQDADMVILLHREDAYEPESPRAGEADLIVAKHRNGPTATIAVAFQGRYSRFANMARDAAFGG; from the coding sequence GTGGCGGATTCGGAGTTTGACGGCGGGTTCGGCGGGCAAGAAGGCGCTGGTCCGGGGCGTGTTCCTCCACAGGACGTAGCGGCCGAACAGTCCGTCCTGGGGTCCATGCTTATCTCCAAGGACGCCATCGCGGACGTAGTCGAGGAATTGCGGGCCAATGATTTCTACCGGCCGTCTCACGAGACCATCTACGACGCGGTCACCACGCTGTACGGCCGCGGGGAGCCGGCAGACGCCGTCACGGTCGTCAACGAACTCAACAAGCGCGGCGAACTTGGGCGCGTAGGCGGGGCAACCTACATTCACGACGTGATCTCGTCGGTGCCGACGGCGGCCAATGCTGGCTACTACGCGCGCATCGTGCGCGAACGAGCGGTGCTGCGCCGTCTGATCGAGGCGGGTACGCGCATTGTTCAACTGGGATACGCCGCCGAGGGCGGCGACGTGGAGGATCTGGTCAACAACGCGCAGGCCGAGGTCTACCAGGTGTCGGAGTCGCGCTCCAGCGAGGACTACGCGCCGATTGGCGAGATCATCGGCCCGACCTTCGATGAAATCGAGCACAATGCGGCGCGCGGCGAGGGCATGGCGGGAGTTCCGACGGGCTTCGACGATCTGGATATCCTAACGAACGGCCTGCATCCGGGACAGATGATTGTGGTCGCGGCCCGGCCCGCCATCGGTAAGTCCACGCTCGGAATCGATATCGCCCGCTCCGCCGCGATCAAGCATGGGCAAGCGGCCGTTGTCTTTTCGCTGGAAATGAGCCGCAACGAAATCGTCATGCGCCTCCTGGCCGCGGAGACGGAGATATCGCTGCAAAAACTGCGCACCGGGCGCGTTGACGCCAACGAATGGAACCGGCTGGCGGCCACGGAGCGGCGGATAGCCGACGCGCCGCTATTCATCGACGATTCGCCGAACATGTCGCTGATGGAGATCCGCGCCAAGTGCCGCAGGCTCAAGCAGCGTCACGACCTACGCCTGGTCGTCATCGACTATCTGCAGTTGATGACGTCGGGCAAGCGCGTCGAATCACGGCAGCAAGAGGTTTCGGAGTTTTCCCGCGCGCTCAAGCTGCTCGCGAAGGAACTTGAGGTCCCGGTCATCGCCATTTCGCAGTTGAACCGCGGGCCGGAGCAACGCACCGATAAGAAACCGCAGATGAGTGACCTGCGCGAATCCGGGTCCATCGAGCAGGATGCGGACATGGTGATCCTGCTTCACCGCGAGGACGCCTACGAACCGGAGTCACCGCGCGCGGGTGAGGCGGATCTGATCGTGGCGAAGCACCGCAACGGTCCGACGGCAACGATTGCCGTCGCGTTCCAGGGCCGGTACTCGCGCTTCGCCAACATGGCACGCGATGCCGCGTTCGGGGGCTAG
- a CDS encoding DsbA family oxidoreductase, which produces MSQSQPVVIDVWSDIACPWCYVGKRRLEEAIAQTAAPVEVRYHAFILDPYAGPADGRTEADVLALKLGGKDRAVQALRHMTELAASEGLDFDFDRVVPTATAPTHRFLALVQDRYGWEAKARVVGELFAAHFTAGRDVGDEQVMQRAADAAGYGDLAPADIAAALRADSAQAGAVERDIAAAESHGARAVPFYILGNKYSAAGAQNVTTFADALRDLTEM; this is translated from the coding sequence ATGAGCCAAAGTCAGCCGGTAGTCATCGACGTCTGGTCCGATATCGCATGCCCATGGTGCTACGTGGGCAAGCGGCGCCTGGAGGAAGCGATAGCGCAAACAGCAGCGCCGGTCGAGGTCCGCTACCACGCGTTCATCCTCGACCCGTACGCGGGACCGGCCGACGGGCGCACTGAGGCGGATGTGCTGGCGCTCAAGCTCGGGGGCAAGGACCGCGCGGTGCAGGCGTTGCGGCACATGACGGAGTTGGCGGCGAGCGAGGGCCTCGACTTCGATTTCGATCGGGTGGTGCCGACGGCCACGGCGCCGACCCACCGGTTCCTGGCCCTGGTTCAGGATCGCTACGGTTGGGAAGCTAAAGCGAGGGTCGTGGGCGAGCTGTTCGCAGCGCACTTTACGGCGGGCCGCGACGTCGGCGATGAACAGGTAATGCAGCGAGCGGCCGACGCGGCCGGCTACGGGGATCTCGCGCCTGCGGATATCGCGGCGGCACTGCGGGCGGATTCGGCGCAGGCGGGCGCCGTCGAGCGGGACATTGCGGCGGCCGAATCCCACGGTGCCCGCGCCGTACCCTTCTACATTCTGGGAAACAAATACAGCGCCGCGGGGGCGCAAAACGTGACAACCTTCGCAGATGCCCTGCGCGATCTGACCGAAATGTGA